The genomic segment CTCCATGCTTAGATTGACAGCGATCTGGAACCTGGAAATGAATGCATGGCTTAACTGAACCATGGATAGCAAGGGGATTTGTAGTTTACTGGTGGGAGTGGAAtcttcaaaggagaaaatgtttccaGTTTCAGCTATTAAGCTTTAACAGCTTCATTTTGGCAGAAATCCTTGTTTTTCTGGCTTTGGCACATTCACGCATCCTACTTAGCTAGCTTTTACTTATTGGAGTGGAACATTTTTCCGAAATAAAGACCTGTGGATGTTCATTTGATCATTTAGAGAATACTTAGACATAGATCATTGAACAGCTAAATGTGAGATAAGGTCATTTCTGACTTGGAGTAACCTGATGTAATGGTTAAGTCATAATTTTAAGGATAAATTTATATATAAGCTAGAAATCAGTGCTGCTGTCTTGACTTGCTTAATCTTATTTTTAGGGAAACTTGCAGTAAAATTTTGATGGatttaaaaatgtcactgatttaaatgaatttaattgAAAGAGTTGTGTATGATACTTACGTTGCTATTGTTATAAGAAGCATATAGCATGCCTTAAACACAAGGTAACCAGCATAACATGCCCAGATGTTATCAATAAAGTGCATAAGAAACAGAGAACTAGCGTCCATTGCAGAGAAAATTCCCAAAGCGAGTTCTCCAGAAAGATCCCAGTTCACTTGGATGTATCCAACTGCCATGGATGTTGCTGAAcctaaacatttaaaaagaataattaaaccTCTGGAATGTTATCCTTCTAGAGCCACTGCATAGCACTGTAAATGGTTGTGCCGGGGGTTCTTGAGACTGTTCGCATCACCGTGGGGTTTGGTAGTGCTGTGGCTTATTTTCTGTTAGTGGTGTGGGAgtctgtttggattttttcctccttgcttaCAGAGCCTTCACAGATTGAAGTACCTTCAGAAAGTGCCTCATGCCTAAGGCTGAAGGCAGCGCTGTATGGTCTCTTGTTACTCCCAGAAGAATAGAATACCACCCAGAACAGAAGAATACCACCAAGCAGTTTCTGCCAAAGTATATATGATGGAGTTTAACTCCTTCATATGAATCTTTATCAAATGAAAATCTgttgcatttgcttttgttttgaaagcatcTTTTTGGTTCCTGGTGAAAAATCTTATGAACTGCATTTGTCAATGTCTTATTGACAATCACAAACGGCAAAAGCCTTCTCTTGAGTGCACTGTGGCACAACAAACTCCAGTGCTTTCAGGTTAGGTTTTTTAAATCTCTGCCATAATGATGATGTTTGCTTCTTCCCatctcagtgctggagaaataCCTGTAAGGAGGTTATCCAGCTATTGCTTttttgcatagaatcatagaatgattctATGGACCTTTTAAAAGCCATCTGCTCCCTCCCCCTGCattgagcagggacatcttcaaccagatcacgttgctcagagccctgtccagcctgaccttgagtgtttccaggggtggggcatctgccgcttttctgggcaacctgtgccagtgttttaccaccctcattgtcaaaaaattcttccttctctgtagtctaaatcttccctcttttagttttaaaagaattacACCTTGTCCTGTTTGTTGCTAGAGGCCCTGATAAAAATTTTGCCCTCATCTTTATTGTAGCCcccctttatgtactggaaggtcgctataacgTCTctctggagtcttctccaggctgaatgaccccaagtctctcagcctgtcctcctagtTCCAaccttctgatcatcttcatggcctaCTCTGGACCCATCTCCAAGAGATCCATGTCCTTTGCGTGCTGAGggccccagagctggacacacGGGGCGAtgtctcacgagagtggagtcgaggggcagaatcccctctctcagcctgctgccCATGCTACTTTTATGCTCCTTTAGCACAGAGGCTCCTGCAGGCTTGTGAAAACTCTTTGAAAAGCAGGGGCGCTGGGGACAGTAGCTCAAATGCAAAGAGAGGTCTGGTCTGGGCAGGTTATGCTGTAGTCAGTTAGTGCAGTCCAGCGAGTACCAGTTGCCCAGAGGCTCTCAGGCAGGTGAGCACACCAGTGCAAAACTGTACTCCGTTTGCTGGGCGCGTGTGCTCTTAAGAATTCATGAAGCCCTAGCAGGCCTCCTCCTTTGGTCCATCGCTAACCGGAGGTTCCTAGTACTGTGAGTATTTTCCATACTCTCAAATAGTATGAAGTGCCAGAGGGTGTAAAGGCAAGGAAGCCCTTGAGGACACACTGCTCAAACCAGTAGTCTGAAAAGTTTGGGAGTAACTTCGGTAGGATGAATTGCAGGGAGGCAGAGTGAATGACAGTTCCCTGTAGAAATGTGAGACACGGCTCCCAGTACGAAGGAGGAGACAGCTGTGTAAATGTGAGCTTGAAAATGAGGCTCTGTTGATACTGAGCAGCTGTTTAAGTTAAGTTGCACTTTAcctatttgctttctgttctgtgGCCAAAGAGGAATGTCCTTTAGATAGACCAAGTAACTATGACTGAGGCTGGAAGAGCCTTATAGAGATTTCCTAGCCCTGCTGAAACCAGGGTCAACTGGAGCAAGATCCTTGGGATGATGTCTaggttttgaacatctccaaggatgcgGAGTCCACACCTCTGGCCGGCCTGGCCCAGGGTTAAATCACtgttagaataaaaatgttcttgcGTGTTTAGTGGACCTTTGAGCAACTATGTGCCCCTTGCCTCTGGTTCTGTCACTGGGAACCACTGggcagagcctggctccatcttccTTATTCCTCCCCTTCAAGTCTTTGTGCATATTAATAAGATCCTTTGTTATCTAAAGGCTACGCAATTACAGCgctctctgcctctcctcatGTGTCACAGCCAGAGGCAAACGCATTGATCAGGATATGATGCAGTCACAGAATGTTTGTTCAGAGCACTCATCCTGATAATCTGCTGTCCAAACAGGCCATCTAGGACTGTGTATCTGTTGATGTGCCCTTTTAATTCTTAAACCACTTAGCTTAAGGTGGATTTGAGGGAAGAAGACGCAAGGTGTCATTGCACAGGGGTTTTGAACTGCTTACCTGGGGTTAAATTCATCGTTTGAAGAAATCTGTGAACTTTAATTCTTAATGCTCTGGAATAAGAATCTCCTGAGGAGGAAAAGCTTACATCTACGTAGttttttaacattgtttttGAAGATACCGGTGATAAAGTTGTACGGGAAAAATGTGCTTTGCACACACTCTTTGGGTGCTATTGACGTTGGTCCTCAGAGGAGATAAACAGAAAGGCACTAAAGATGTTGCTGAAGGATGCCATCAGCACAGGATCAGTTAGAAAAGTAGTTGCTAATGACCTTTTACTTACCTAAAAACGTTGCTATTGCTTCAACAGCCCCGTTGTagactgcagagctgtgagaTGGGGCTCTGAAGTCCCACAGCACTTGGATGTAATTCAGAACCTGGTTAAAGCCTGCCGTGGCCAAAGCCCACCACAGGGACCAGTACAGAAGTTTCCTTGAGCTGTAGCAGTCCCTCAGGTCCTTGCTCAGCTGCACCAGTACTCTGAGCACTTGATTCCGGGGCTTGGCGTCGTCAGCCTGCTGTTCAGGTGTTGGTGCCCTGTCAGCAGGTGGAGAGCCCTTGTCCTCTTGGTAGCTCGAGGGTCTGTCGGAACCGAGTGGAGGCGCAGCTTTCTCTGGTGCTGGGAGAGGTTCCGAGACatcttttctgtggaagaaCATGCTCTTTTGGGGCATTGGGAGAGCGAAGGAGCAGACAAATGCCAGGGAGACGGAAGTCAGAGTGATGACGTGAAGGTGAAAGTAGGATACATCTGCTAAGGAAACCAGCAGCTGTCCCAGCAGCGCCGCAACGGTGGCTGCAACCAGAGTGATACTTCTGCAATAGCTCGTCACTCTCTGATAGTGATCGGTGCTGACGACACTGTAGATGTAGGCGTAATAGGCAACCTCGGTGGCTGTTGCCAAGCCGTAGAAGAATTCCACCAGCTGCATGGCCAGCACTCCATGTGCGAAGAGGAGCAGGAGATAAGTGATGATGAAGCTGATgccctggaggaggaggatgggctTGTAGCGCATGTAGTCTGTAATCAGGAAGACTGGGAAAAGGAGTGCGAGGTAGGAGTATGTCCAGACAGGGAAAATCTGGTTGGTAACCtggaagagaataaaagaggaaatatgttttttaaaaaaaaattttaaagtgTTGATTTTGAGGTTTTTAGTGATGTTATTGAAGTAACTGAGTTGTGGTGGCAGGAAACATTGAACTATGTCAATTGTACAGACTTAAACTGCTTTAAGCTACAAAACTGCAAATGTCTTCCCTAAGAGATGGAGATAGCGATGCTAGGCTCCACTACAGAAACAGGTGGATTGGCTTTAAAAAGTTCTAGTAAAGGCCTATGAAGAAGGTAGGTTTTGATGTGCAGTTGTCTAAAGCCATTCTAACAGTGTTTGTGTTGGAGGACAGTCTGTCTAGCGTCAAATCCTCCTCCCCACAGATGCTGAAAGTGAATGCCAATTTAGTTTTAACTCTTAAgtgagtcatagaatggtttgagttggaagggaccttaaagatcacctaattccaactcccctgccatgggcaggaacacttaccactggaccaggctgctcaaggccccatccaacctggcctggaacatctccagggatggggcagccacaacctccctgggaaacctgtgccagtgtctcaccactctcattgtgaagaatttcctccttatgtctagtctaaatctgcccctctccaatttaaagccattccccctcattctatcactacacacctttgtaaaaagtctctccccagctttcttgtggccccttcaggtactggaaggtcgctagaaGGTCtgctcaaagccttctcttctccaggccgaacaagcccaactctttcagcctgttctcataagggaggtgctccagccctctgatcatctttgtagcctgcTTCTGGGCctcttccaacagctccatatcctccgtatgttgaggactccagaactggacaccataTTCCaagtggagtctcacaagagaggaatagaggggcagaatcacctccctcgctCTGCTGGACTGCACACAGTGAGTCTGTAGCTGTTACTGCATTATCTTCACCTTCTATGTTTTATTCAAATTACATGTAAAGGGTAAGCTGGTCGGTGGTGGAGCACTATTTTGGTAAGTTCCAGATGTCCTTCAATGCAAGGAGCTctgaacagaaatgctttctctcttctgaaacCTGATTTCCATTCAGGTTGGAAGGTGCTGTTTAGCATTGCCGCTGAAGCTCAGTGCTCATCCAGCAGCTCGCCTACAGCTTTGGGGGGGGGAATCCCTTTCTTTTAGATACATTAATAGAAAACATTCACTTTGTGATGTGCAAGTTGCCTGCTTTGGGGAGGTCTTATCCAGTGATTGCTGGACCGTGCTGGGGTGTCTGCTCATGATCACTCATTTTCTGCTTAAGCCATTGGACTCAAAAGGACTTGTTTCAAATGCTGGAGAACATAGTAGGTGGTTATGTTTTTGCTGAACTGGTGGTCGAGCGAGTTGCATGGTGAGCAGCAGGTTCACTATATCCTTCCAGGTgagttcttttgtttctctgatttCTTGTAATTAGAATCTTTAAGTGTTTAAATGAAACTTATGGAATTAGCTTAGCAGAGGGGAATTTGGCTGAAGGAGCTAGTAGCTGTACTACACTTATATTTGAGTTAAGGATTCTTGCTGAAATCACAATCAAGGCATCTTATCATGCCTAGTGAGTATTtcatgaaagagagaaaattttcCCTTGTGGttaaacaataacaataaaaaggaggggggaaaacccaacaacccaaaccattaataccttttttcagaagaaacctTGGGTTCACACTACGCTGGCAGATTCTGCCTTAACATTTATTACTGCATACCAGGAATGACTGTTCTTTGTATTACCTGTGTGTGGGTGTACCAAGCTCATGTTTTCCAGTTATACCATCAGCTCCATGACTCAGCCTCTTATTAGCTGTGTCCTCTTTTATTGGGAAGTCTAGTCCCGAAGCAGCCAGCGCTGAACAGAGGAGCAGCGTGAGGAAACTCGCAGTGCGTGCTTTTGTCAAAAATAACTCCaacaaaacaacattttcttgAATGTGAATCTGACCTCCACAGGTTAATGAATGCATAAACCAGCCCTGTGGTGTAGGTAATAATCTAACAGCTCGTAAGGGAAAGTCTGCTTGGTTTAGTTATGATTTGCAGCCACCGTGTCACTGTCAGTGCAATTCCACTATGAGTATAAACGAATCTTAGTGTTGTCCCTCCTCTGGGCTTCTCAGTAGAGAGAGGACCTCGCTGACCTGACTTTGCTGAAAATACCAATTTCTTGAAGAGCCACGAAAGTAGATTTGAAATCCTGAGAATGTAGGGGTTTTAAAGTGTTGAACTTCTGCAAAAGAAGGGACTCATTACTCTTTTTCAGAAGTGCCTTAAACATGAGTCTTTACGTAAAATATACCTGTGTTATTGAACAATTCCTCTCCCCTTCGGTTATTGCTTtaagcattttaattattacttaAAAGAATAATTACATACCTCTTCAATCGTTAGGTTTTTGTCTGGTCCAGTTAGATAAGGAGTGAGAAAAGATTCTGATGGCAtcattgcagagaaaaatccaTTTGCACAGATGATCACTGTGGGATAAATCCAGCTGTGGCTTATGGCTCCCTTCCAGCAATCCATAGTCTACCCTAAAAAAGTGATAGCGAAGGTATGAACACACCAGGAGCTTTATAAAGACGTTCTTCAAAGTTGGTAAAAATCCATTTGCAAGTTTGTTTTTAACTAACCTTACTTCAGCTCATGTTTCTCTCACTAAGCCTGCTAGTAATCACAGCTGCAGCTTGTAAATGAACAGCTTGGATCAAGGTGCATTGGTGGTAGTAAATTCCTGTCTCTATATCATCTATCAAAGGTTGTTCTTAATGACGTACTTCAAATTGAGTGGATGTATCGTAGCGGAAGAATTAAGTTCCATTACACTCTTATTTCTGAATCAATGAATGGGAAAACTGTGAGATTAAAGATCATTCTCAGATTGCTcaaggaggtttttttcctgttgatttGCAGCCCAAAAGCCAAGAAGAACAATAGAAGCGCAAACCTTTTTGCAGGCTGTAAAAGCCACCAGCCAGCTCACAACCCATTGTGAGCTCacttttttcaaaatgctttcataCTCATTGCATTTCTTGCACTCCAAACATTTTGAGTGGGTGAAGAAAGATGCAGAAACTCTCTGCTCACGGTACCTGCCTAGAAAATGGGAATCAATAGGAAAAGAGTGGGACttgtttcttcacaaaaagaagTCTcaaaagttttgtttattttacttggTGTTTTTGTTACAAACTCGTTTCCAGTGTTCCtggaaaagaagtgaaattCAAATGTTCTGAAGCAAGAGAGTGAAAACAAGGCACTGCCTGGTGTTTAAAAAGCTGTTACAAGCTATCGCTTTTAAATTGTCGAATTCAATTTTATAGCAGAAACTCTTGTCAAAAATGCTTCTACTTGTACTGTGAGATCATGTTTATTAAAACTCAGTGGGAATAGCATGTTATTAAGGCTATATATCTCTGACCTCAGAGGACCTCAGCCCTAACCTTGAAACTTGATTTTAAATGACTGTCATCATTCTTGTATATAAAATACAGCCTGTATTATCCTTAACTCTAGAGCTGCTTTGATATCTGTTATCTTATtcaaaataagaatatattAAACCCTGGACTGATCAATAACATCAGTGTAGATCTTGCATCAGTTCTAAATGCACTGAGCCAAGTGAGCAGCCAGCAGGCTTCTAAATAACTCCAAAGGTAATGAATTACCTGTCAGCGCTGTGGTTGTGGTGCATTTGCTGTGGATTCATGTGCGCTTTCCTCTTCGAATGACTTTGTCTTGTATAAGAGAACTCAGAAACCACCCTTTAGAATTGGAGGTAGTaagaaatttctgtctttttgtttcctaaCAGTTCTTACTAATCTTGATAAAATGTtaacagaatttaaataataataataataaattcttcacagcttttctttcttgcggaactggtccagaggatTGCAGGGGAAACTTTCTCCTTTACAGGTTTTGTCAGCAAGCTGAGTTCTAATTTTAAGATGAAGCTTTAAGACTCGTGGTAGCTAATGATTAGTAAAAACTGACACGGCAAGAAAGCAATCACTTGATTGCATTTCTGTGTTAATAAATACCTTTAAAGGCTCTGGTCATGAATTCATGGATAAGACACAGCACCTTGTTTACAGTTTGGGCTGACACCAACTCTGCCCTGCGTGCAGTGCAGTGGTCTTTGGGCTCCCAGGCTCTCTTCCAGCTGTTCTGGCTttgctggagggtggggaggaagggcaTTGAGTACCTCACAGCATTAGTTGgccagaaattatttctataatCTGTCACTCAAGGGCAAATGGACAAGAGGATAAGAAGCTTCTAGGccaaaaaatcaaaccagaacCACTTcagagaaatgctgctgcttttcgTTTCTTTTACCCAATATTTTTAGACTGAACTCCCTACATCTTCCAAGGTCCATCAGAAGAGGGAGTTGACCCTGAAGCCTGTTGGTGGGATGTGTGTTGATGCAAGGAGCAAACGCTGTGGCCTGGCAGGAGGGACCCCACGCGCTACCTAGAGCAGCTTTGTGAGCCGAGCACAGCcgggtcttttccaaccagcaTGGAAACTTCTTGCACTGCTTCTAGGGTGTAGTGCAGCCAGGTAGGCAAGTGTTCAGAGAAGCCAGGCTTGCCTCTGCATTTCATTCTCTTTACCAATGGCTtctgagaaaggagaggaacTAAGGGGAAGATGCTGCTGGGTAGGTCACCTTGCTGAAGGGTGGCTGCTGACTAGTGTTTCTCTGGTGACCCGAGCAGTGCTTGCTTAACTACCTGCTCGCTTTCAATATAAAGATACAATTTGTTTGCTCCCCTGTTGGCCAGAACTGGCTTTTCAGCTTGCTGGACTGTATCTTCATGGAAGGTGTGCCCATGCTCACTAATGTTTCAAAGGTACTTAGTGTTGTGTTTAGAGAGGGTTGAAGCTATGGGGGTGATGTGCTCAGCTCTGGATATTCACATTTACAGGGGATCCTTCAGCACGTTGGGAGAGAGATAACTATTTTTGCTGCTAAAAGCTGCAAGCAGAGGTGGATTTgttcagtttccttttcctgcagaacTACAGAGCCAGTGGTTCCAGCCTTTCCATGGACACACAGGTGGGTGTGTGCACCTTACTGTCGTGGATGAAATCACTAACCGATTGAGGGGTTAATACcaatttgcagctgaaaacctcAAGTGAGGTGAGGCCTTACCTTTCTCTTGCTTACCTTCCTGCCTCCAATGTGTCACATCCTTCCTAATACTGCTAAGAGATCTCGTCTTCCTTCCCTATTCCTCCTGCAACACCCCATCCTCCCAGCTCCCAAGTGCTGAATCTATCTTTTGGAAATTTGAGAGAATaggaatatttgtattttttattgtcttattGGTTTTCTGAAGATTCATTTTCAGTTATAGAGAATCCTAATAGACTGTCTGCTTGGTTCCTTTACTCCTTAGTGGCATTCCAGGTACAAGGAAGGCAGTCAGCTCTGACCAGTTCAGAACAGAAGAAGTTTTATGGTTGTTTCTACCAGTTTTCTAGTTCCTTTCCTGCAGCTACTACTaccagtggtttttttttattagcagaaAGTTTCATCGTGTtgattcctttccttttgctagAAGCTATCTAAAGAGAAGTATTTGTTAACTTTCTGCACCAAAGGCAATTTGAGACCATGGGAATGGAAATACCGGGTTCCTCTTTTCCATTTAAACACAAATTGCAGTTAGCTTCTAGTCCAGGACTCACCTCTAGTTCTTTAACTAAACACATCAAAAGAAGATCCCTGCTCactaggaaaagaaacacagaatagtCCTTGTTCTATTGgactttttctcagtttcttcagGCAGAATTATCACACTCTCAGTTCTTCCATAACAAAGGACACCTACTGCTTGATGGACACCGGGTACATCTGCTTTTACGGCTGCATTGGTTAAGCTGCTCTGCTTAGAGCCAGCTTACAACAGAGAAGTCCACACAACACACAATAGGAAACAAATAGTGTAGAAAATTATCTGGGTCCATTTCTGGGTCAAATCCCATTGATTCTTCTTGTGACTTGAAGCAAACGGcttctctcctgcctgctctccCCTCTGGGCAGTTTGTCTGATTGCAGTATATGACAGTGGTATGAAAAGCACACGTCTATACAAATGAGGGCTTGTGTCactaaaggtaaaaaaatattaatctgtGGATGCtaagtgttttctctttttattagtTAGATGTTGGTATTAGAAGGTAGAAGCAAACAGAACTACAGAAGTAACTTTAACATGTGAATGTAATTTTTGTTAAATTAGGCATTCGCTATACAATCTCataatcatttttcttctcctggacTAACTGTCCTTTGTACTGGACTAAATTAATCATAAGACTTGAAGACTCTTGATAAATTCTGAGATGCTGATGCTGCCAAATCCTTGGCTGAGGTCAGTGGACCTCCTCATTTGGCACTCAATGTGTGCATGACGctagcattttctttcagttgtaaATCTTGGATATTTGTGTTAATCTGGAATTTTCCAGTGCAGAACCAGGCAAATTTCTCCACAGTGTCCTCCTCTGTACAATGTATTTCTGTTGTCTTAGTCCCTACTTCTCAGTCCatttgactttttattttttttttccttttccttttgaaagaggaaaacagtcagttctgaatttaattttcctgGATGCACAAGGAAATGAGTGgggtttcattttattttgactcTTAAGTCTTTCTCTTCTGGGCCAAGATTGCTATGGACTCAGTACAGAGTTTAGGTTGCAGCTTTCCAATGTGCGCTGAGCAATAATTCTGGCTTTGCAGTGTTTCAATGGACCTTCTCAGGGCAAACCCCCTTTTCTGCATCATTGTGTGCAGAAGACCTGCATCCGGCATGAGCTTTCAAATTAGAAGGGAGGAGTCTGTCTCTGAATTGCCTGTCGTTAGGTAGGAAAGAACATCATGATGCAAACACCATCCTGTTCTCCTTGGTTCGAACAAGGTATGCGCAAAGGGATGGAAGGCCCCTCACCCACATGCGCGGAAGCAGTTTGCCAACCCTACACGGGAGCTGGAACAAAGAAGGCAGGGTGAACTCCATCCTTTGCCAATGTGCACGGTGGGATGCCAAGGTGGTTGCTCTGTTCTTGTGTGTAAATCACTGCCGTTAAGCTATTTCTAGGCAAGTAAACAAGGATCATAAACAACTTATCTTTTATTCTTGGCACAGCACCACTACGGTGATCTCTTAGCTGGCGTGTGTCGTAATGAAGGGCTGTAATGATTCAGCGTAGCTTTTCAGGGCTGTGTGGTAGGTTCATCTTGCGCTGCTGTTCTCCGCGTGCTGTGGTAGGAGTTCTTCTCCCACGAGGGCCTGGCCACCTGGGCTTGTCTGCCTGCCTCCTACAGCCGTGTCATGTAGCCAGTTACAATCTGCTCTTTTGATTCAGAGTCAGCATGATTCAGATGCTCTTTGCAAGatcttgttattttaattttgcatttgcttgAGACAAGTATGCAAATGCTTCTGATCAAGAAAATCCCAGCTATGACTGCGAAGTAACTGCCATAAATTAAGAactgggagggaagagagaaaaaggcaggAGAGTTAATGAAAAACATGTTAGGGAAACACTGCCTCCTCTGGAGATTACATAGACACTCTGTTATGTTCACCTATGTTCTGGCACAGTTTGTCTATGTACAAGTTCTTGCTTTGTAAAGCAAAAATCTTAGCTTTTCCTGCAAATAGCAGATCTTTGAGGAACGAAGAACTGTCCCTCGCTTCTGATCCTTATGCCTCTTAATAAACATCAGAGGGGGGAAGGGACAggaacaagattttttttctattagtgCAAAATATAGAAGTAGCTTCATTACCCACATACTCATGAATAATGTAAGTGAAGAGGCTGAGTTGGTCCTTTTTCACTCCTACTTGCACATTTCAGTGCTGTTACCAAACTGGCTTCAACAATTATACCAGGATTTTGTATCAGTATTTCTAACAACAGTGGCAAGGCTGTTTATGAAGTCCTACATATTCCTGTGCttgattttaaagttttaatatTAGTGTTAAATTCAATCTTTAATCTTTTAAAGTAacttttgccttctctgcacAGAATATCTGAATAACTTCAGCCTATTTCAAatctgtgagggtgggaagctGCCCCAGCCAAGATCCCAtctgagaaaatgcagaaatcaaTACATTTCAGTTGACTCCAAGATGAGTGGAATT from the Cuculus canorus isolate bCucCan1 chromosome 9, bCucCan1.pri, whole genome shotgun sequence genome contains:
- the LOC104063702 gene encoding thiamine transporter 2; this translates as MDCWKGAISHSWIYPTVIICANGFFSAMMPSESFLTPYLTGPDKNLTIEEVTNQIFPVWTYSYLALLFPVFLITDYMRYKPILLLQGISFIITYLLLLFAHGVLAMQLVEFFYGLATATEVAYYAYIYSVVSTDHYQRVTSYCRSITLVAATVAALLGQLLVSLADVSYFHLHVITLTSVSLAFVCSFALPMPQKSMFFHRKDVSEPLPAPEKAAPPLGSDRPSSYQEDKGSPPADRAPTPEQQADDAKPRNQVLRVLVQLSKDLRDCYSSRKLLYWSLWWALATAGFNQVLNYIQVLWDFRAPSHSSAVYNGAVEAIATFLGSATSMAVGYIQVNWDLSGELALGIFSAMDASSLFLMHFIDNIWACYAGYLVFKACYMLLITIATFQIAVNLSMERYALMFGFNNFIALLLQTILTVVVVDSKGLGLDISTQFLIYGSYFTFIAGIFLIRSIYTITSIKCRNTDVTGESIDQ